A region from the Arvicola amphibius chromosome 12, mArvAmp1.2, whole genome shotgun sequence genome encodes:
- the Bcl2l12 gene encoding bcl-2-like protein 12 isoform X2 has translation MAGSEELGLREDTLRVLAAFLRRGEAAGCPVPTPPRSPAQEEPTDFLSRLRRCLPCPLGRGVPPPESSRPCFLPLRPCYDSGPGPATSDFYAMVAQRLEKLVQEQLRSPPSPASDPALHRKLARLSAGSFARLVELFSSREVSSSPSCASPSLPCPAPPPPSPEPLARLALAMELSRRVAGLGGTLASFSVEHVHSFAPWIQAHGGWAGILAVSPVDLNLPLD, from the exons ATGGCCGGCTCTGAAGAGCTGGGGCTCCGAGAGGACACACTGAGGGTTCTGGCAGCTTTCCTTAGGCGCGGTGAAGCTGCTGGGTGCCCGGTCCCAACACCACCCAG GAGCCCTGCCCAAGAGGAGCCAACAGATTTCCTGAGTCGTCTCCGAAGATGCCTCCCTTGTCCCCTGGGTAGAGGAGTCCCTCCCCCGGAGTCCTCTCGGCCCTGCTTCCTTCCCCTACGCCCCTGCTATGACTCGGGACCTG GTCCAGCTACGTCAGACTTCTATGCCATGGTTGCCCAGCGTCTGGAAAAATTGGTCCAAGAGCAACTGAGATCTCCCCCCAGCCCAG CTTCTGACCCAGCTCTGCACCGGAAACTTGCTCGCCTGTCAGCGGGCTCCTTCGCCCGTCTTGTGGAACTCTTCTCCAGTCGCGAAGTCAGCTCCTCCCCAAGCTGTGCAAGCCCCTCGTTGCCATGCCCGGCGCCCCCACCGCCATCCCCGGAGCCATTGGCTCGCCTGGCTCTGGCTATGGAGCTGAGCCGGCGCGTGGCCGGGCTGGGGGGTACCCTGGCCAGCTTCAGTGTGGAACATGTACACAGCTTTGCGCCCTGGATCCAGGCCCATGGGGGCTGG
- the Irf3 gene encoding interferon regulatory factor 3 isoform X1, producing MGTPKPRILPWLVSQLDLGQLEGVAWLDESRTRFRIPWKHGLRQDAQMADFGIFQAWAEASGAYIPGKDKPDLSTWKRNFRSALNRKEVLRLADDQSKDPFDPHKVYEFVTPARDFAHLDTSPDPNGKSSLSDLQEDLPEFLGNMVLEPLPDEGSSGLAIAPDHSQLLLSPNLDNLPNLAPQENPLRQLLAEEQWEFEVTAFYRGRQVFQQTLFCPGGLRLVGTTADNRTQPGQPVTLPDPEGFLTDRLVREYVSQVLKGLGKGLFLWRSGQCLRAQRLGHSRSFWALGDELLPDSGRGPDGEVPKDQDGGVFDLGPFVTDLIAFMEGSGHSPRYTLWFCVGESWPQDQPWVKRLVMVKVVPTCLKELLEMAREGGASSLRTVDLHISNSQPISFTSDQYKAYLQDLVEGMDF from the exons ATGGGAACCCCGAAACCGCGGATCTTGCCCTGGCTTGTGTCGCAGCTGGACCTGGGGCAATTGGAAGGCGTGGCCTGGCTGGACGAGAGCCGCACTCGGTTCCGGATCCCATGGAAGCATGGCCTGCGGCAGGACGCCCAGATGGCTGACTTTGGCATCTTTCAG GCCTGGGCTGAAGCCAGTGGTGCCTACATCCCAGGGAAGGATAAGCCCGACCTGTCAACCTGGAAGAGGAATTTCAGGTCAGCCCTGAACCGGAAAGAAGTGTTGCGACTAGCCGATGACCAGAGCAAGGACCCTTTTGACCCTCATAAAGTGTATGAGTTTGTGACCCCAG CAAGGGACTTTGCACATCTGGACACCTCTCCTGATCCCAATGGCAAAAGCAGTCTATCTGATCTCCAG GAAGACCTCCCGGAATTTCTGGGTAACATGGTCTTGGAACCTCTCCCAGATGAAGGGTCTTCGGGCCTGGCTATTGCTCCTGATCACTCTCAACTACTACTAAGCCCAAATCTGGACAACCTCCCAAACCTGGCACCCCAGGAAAATCCACTGAGGCAGCTGCTAGCTGAGGAAC AATGGGAGTTCGAAGTGACCGCTTTCTATCGGGGCCGGCAGGTCTTCCAGCAGACACTCTTTTGCCCAGGGGGCCTGCGGCTGGTGGGCACCACAGCTGATAATAGGACACAGCCCGGACAGCCAGTCACCCTGCCAGACCCTGAGGGGTTTCTGACGGACAGGCTTGTGAGAGAGTATGTGAGCCAAGTACTCAAGGGGCTGGGCAAGGGGCTGTTTCTGTGGCGGTCAGGGCAGTGTCTCCGGGCCCAGCGTCTGGGGCACTCCCGTTCCTTCTGGGCTCTGGGTGACGAGCTGCTTCCAGACAGTGGGCGAGGGCCTGATGGAGAGGTTCCCAAAGACCAGGACGGAGGTGTGTTCGACCTTGGGCCCTTTGTGACAG ATCTGATTGCCTTCATGGAAGGAAGTGGACACTCCCCACGCTACACTCTGTGGTTCTGTGTAGGGGAGTCGTGGCCCCAGGACCAGCCGTGGGTCAAGAGACTGGTGATGGTCAAG GTTGTTCCCACGTGTCTTAAGGAGCTGTTAGAGATGGCTCGGGAAGGGGGAGCCTCCTCACTGAGAACTGTGGATTTGCACATCTCCAACAGCCAGCCTATCTCCTTCACTTCTGACCAGTACAAGGCCTACCTCCAGGACTTGGTGGAGGGCATGGACTTCTAG
- the Irf3 gene encoding interferon regulatory factor 3 isoform X2 — MGTPKPRILPWLVSQLDLGQLEGVAWLDESRTRFRIPWKHGLRQDAQMADFGIFQAWAEASGAYIPGKDKPDLSTWKRNFRSALNRKEVLRLADDQSKDPFDPHKVYEFVTPAARDFAHLDTSPDPNGKSSLSDLQEDLPEFLGNMVLEPLPDEGSSGLAIAPDHSQLLLSPNLDNLPNLAPQENPLRQLLAEEQWEFEVTAFYRGRQVFQQTLFCPGGLRLVGTTADNRTQPGQPVTLPDPEGFLTDRLVREYVSQVLKGLGKGLFLWRSGQCLRAQRLGHSRSFWALGDELLPDSGRGPDGEVPKDQDGGVFDLGPFVTDLIAFMEGSGHSPRYTLWFCVGESWPQDQPWVKRLVMVKVVPTCLKELLEMAREGGASSLRTVDLHISNSQPISFTSDQYKAYLQDLVEGMDF; from the exons ATGGGAACCCCGAAACCGCGGATCTTGCCCTGGCTTGTGTCGCAGCTGGACCTGGGGCAATTGGAAGGCGTGGCCTGGCTGGACGAGAGCCGCACTCGGTTCCGGATCCCATGGAAGCATGGCCTGCGGCAGGACGCCCAGATGGCTGACTTTGGCATCTTTCAG GCCTGGGCTGAAGCCAGTGGTGCCTACATCCCAGGGAAGGATAAGCCCGACCTGTCAACCTGGAAGAGGAATTTCAGGTCAGCCCTGAACCGGAAAGAAGTGTTGCGACTAGCCGATGACCAGAGCAAGGACCCTTTTGACCCTCATAAAGTGTATGAGTTTGTGACCCCAG CAGCAAGGGACTTTGCACATCTGGACACCTCTCCTGATCCCAATGGCAAAAGCAGTCTATCTGATCTCCAG GAAGACCTCCCGGAATTTCTGGGTAACATGGTCTTGGAACCTCTCCCAGATGAAGGGTCTTCGGGCCTGGCTATTGCTCCTGATCACTCTCAACTACTACTAAGCCCAAATCTGGACAACCTCCCAAACCTGGCACCCCAGGAAAATCCACTGAGGCAGCTGCTAGCTGAGGAAC AATGGGAGTTCGAAGTGACCGCTTTCTATCGGGGCCGGCAGGTCTTCCAGCAGACACTCTTTTGCCCAGGGGGCCTGCGGCTGGTGGGCACCACAGCTGATAATAGGACACAGCCCGGACAGCCAGTCACCCTGCCAGACCCTGAGGGGTTTCTGACGGACAGGCTTGTGAGAGAGTATGTGAGCCAAGTACTCAAGGGGCTGGGCAAGGGGCTGTTTCTGTGGCGGTCAGGGCAGTGTCTCCGGGCCCAGCGTCTGGGGCACTCCCGTTCCTTCTGGGCTCTGGGTGACGAGCTGCTTCCAGACAGTGGGCGAGGGCCTGATGGAGAGGTTCCCAAAGACCAGGACGGAGGTGTGTTCGACCTTGGGCCCTTTGTGACAG ATCTGATTGCCTTCATGGAAGGAAGTGGACACTCCCCACGCTACACTCTGTGGTTCTGTGTAGGGGAGTCGTGGCCCCAGGACCAGCCGTGGGTCAAGAGACTGGTGATGGTCAAG GTTGTTCCCACGTGTCTTAAGGAGCTGTTAGAGATGGCTCGGGAAGGGGGAGCCTCCTCACTGAGAACTGTGGATTTGCACATCTCCAACAGCCAGCCTATCTCCTTCACTTCTGACCAGTACAAGGCCTACCTCCAGGACTTGGTGGAGGGCATGGACTTCTAG
- the Bcl2l12 gene encoding bcl-2-like protein 12 isoform X1, which translates to MAGSEELGLREDTLRVLAAFLRRGEAAGCPVPTPPRSPAQEEPTDFLSRLRRCLPCPLGRGVPPPESSRPCFLPLRPCYDSGPGPATSDFYAMVAQRLEKLVQEQLRSPPSPEFQGPPPTEKEALLRRLVALLEEEAEVINQKLASDPALHRKLARLSAGSFARLVELFSSREVSSSPSCASPSLPCPAPPPPSPEPLARLALAMELSRRVAGLGGTLASFSVEHVHSFAPWIQAHGGWAGILAVSPVDLNLPLD; encoded by the exons ATGGCCGGCTCTGAAGAGCTGGGGCTCCGAGAGGACACACTGAGGGTTCTGGCAGCTTTCCTTAGGCGCGGTGAAGCTGCTGGGTGCCCGGTCCCAACACCACCCAG GAGCCCTGCCCAAGAGGAGCCAACAGATTTCCTGAGTCGTCTCCGAAGATGCCTCCCTTGTCCCCTGGGTAGAGGAGTCCCTCCCCCGGAGTCCTCTCGGCCCTGCTTCCTTCCCCTACGCCCCTGCTATGACTCGGGACCTG GTCCAGCTACGTCAGACTTCTATGCCATGGTTGCCCAGCGTCTGGAAAAATTGGTCCAAGAGCAACTGAGATCTCCCCCCAGCCCAG AGTTCCAGGGACCCCCACCCACAGAAAAGGAAGCCCTGCTAAGGAGGCtggtagccttgctggaggaggaagcagaagtcaTCAACCAAAAG cTAGCTTCTGACCCAGCTCTGCACCGGAAACTTGCTCGCCTGTCAGCGGGCTCCTTCGCCCGTCTTGTGGAACTCTTCTCCAGTCGCGAAGTCAGCTCCTCCCCAAGCTGTGCAAGCCCCTCGTTGCCATGCCCGGCGCCCCCACCGCCATCCCCGGAGCCATTGGCTCGCCTGGCTCTGGCTATGGAGCTGAGCCGGCGCGTGGCCGGGCTGGGGGGTACCCTGGCCAGCTTCAGTGTGGAACATGTACACAGCTTTGCGCCCTGGATCCAGGCCCATGGGGGCTGG